The Tursiops truncatus isolate mTurTru1 chromosome X, mTurTru1.mat.Y, whole genome shotgun sequence DNA segment GAACCCCTGAAATGATTACCTGTCACCATGACAACAGATATCCTGTGCCGTGTGAGGCTCGGGTATTTTGATGATCGAGGACAGAGCTTGGATCCTATGCGTGATGTCAGCCAGGCTTAGCTGACAGCTGTAGTAAGTGCCGAAAACCCAGCAGGTTCGTAGAACGCCTTTGTCTTGTTTGAAAGACAAATGGGGGAGACCCACTTGTTTGAGAGACCCAGTGGGGGAGTTGGGGGTGATCCACCACCCCAGAGCGCCTTTTCCCCTCTTCACCTTTTCCCAGCAGGGAACTTTAAAAGCTCCCTGATTCACGAGACACAGAACCGTGACTGACCCTCCTTCTTCTGTGATTTAATGCTTGTCCGCAGACGTGAGATACGAGTCAGGTTTCCTTCGGGCAGAGTCAGAAGCCGATCTGTGTGTTTCCTTCGATCTGGTCCTCTTGTCTCGACTTGCAGATGAGTCGGCGTATCTCAGGCAGAGCCCCGGTGTTTTGGAGAATGACCCGGCTTTCCTCCCTCAGGTGTGACAGGGGTCTGGAGCACGCCATCCCCCACTATGTCACCACGTACTTGCCTCTGCTGCTCGTCCTCGTGGCCAACCCCATCCTGTTCCGAAAGACAGTGACTGCAGGTAAACCCAGGGAAGTGCTCTGGGGGCGAGGCCGCGGCTACGGCCCCAGGCCACGGGCTCTGATCATTATCTAGGACCATGGACCTCATGTGTCATCCTCCAGACAGGAGCACAGTACAGGTGGGGAAAGTGAGGGGGTTTAATAAACGAGAGGGAGCGAGCCTACTCAATTATGGGCTGTACGAGTCCTTGGCCAACGTCTGCTAGCTCAAAGCCGGGACCAGGAGACGTTTCACTTCTGTCTGGGCTCCTCCTGAGTCTGCCATGGGTGTGCCCCAGAGGACCCCAGTGGCCTTGGAAAACTGCGGAGGGGAGACGGGATCAGGAAAGGAAAGGGCAGCCGAGGGGAAGGGATGGATGTGGACTGAGCCGTCCTGGGAGCCTGGGCCCTCCCCGTGATGTCTGGGCCTGTGTCTTCTCCCACTTGGGCAGTAAACAGGAAGGAGAGCACAGGAAGTGAGTCAAATGCATCAGGAAGAACTGGGTGAAAGGGATCTTGTGAGTCAGCAGAATGCACTGGACAGACCTCCGGGCCAAGGCAGGGGACCTGCATTCCAGCCCCCATCCCGTCCTCAAGGAAACGTGCCCCGAGGCAAGTCTCCAGGCCCCTCATGCCGCCCTGTGGGTCCCTCACGGGCAGAATGAGAAGAAAGCAACACACCTTGACAGAAAGGTCACTTGATGATCAGCATCAGCTGATGGGTTGCAGAAATTGAACCTAAGTGAAGTGCTCTACCACTAGGGAGAGAAAAATCACTGCAGCTCTTTGCATCTCTGCATTTAAAGCTAGcgtgctgcacacctgaaactaacacaacactgtaaatcaactctacgccaataaaaattaaaaacaaaacccctccCCCCAGAAAGCTAGTCTATTAAATATagctttctttttaacaaaattgcattaaaaaatagtGATTTGATTAcatcaaacaaatgaaaatgacttATAGAATAAAGACCGGAAGGAAATACACTAAGATGCTAACGATGGTTGTCTCTGGGTGAACTACGGGTTATCAAttcttttctaaacttttttgtattttccaacttGTCTACAAGGATAAATGTCAAATCTTTCAACATTTTACAATAGTGagcatgcattatttttatagtaaaaaatataaaccgTAAACACATATAGTTCCCGAACTAGTAAAACCCAGATAAAATCCAGAGTGTAGTTAACAGCACTGTACCAGTGTTGACTTCTTCATGGTGACCAATGTGACTATGGTTGTGTAAGATGTTAACTCTGGGGACAGCTGGGTGTAGGTATGCGGGAACTCTCGGTACTGTCTTTGCAAATCTTGTGTAAATCTAGAGTGATTCCATAGTAAACGTTTAAAAACTCTATATTCCCGTGAGTCTCCGAGAAGTCCCACGTGCAGGTGGTGAGGAAAGCACGGCCGGGTCCCGCTGGGCGTCACGGTCTCCTGGCTCTGCTTCGGAGCTCCCACCTGCTTTACTGCCCTTCCTTTGCACGCGGGAAACGTAAATAACCAAATGACGTGCTGTTCCCCTCTGCTCTTTACAGTGGCCTCTTTACTAAAAGGAAGTCAAGGAGTTTACACGGAGAACGAGAGGCGGATGGGAGACGTGATCAAGACCcgatttttcaaaataatgctgGTTTTCATTATTTGgtaacctttcttctttttttaaaaaactgtcccTGGGAAGGGAAATGCAAACCGCCTGTCATTTGCTTTTCCAAGTGTGACCTGAAAGTTCCAAAGGGAAGAGTCTTCGGAGAGGAAATTTTTGAAACTTGTGCTAGGTGCCTTTGGAGGAAATGCTTGCGAGACAGGAAGGCAAGTCTACCATCCGTGAACTTCTGGAAAGCTATTCACATCTACTCAAACTACATAAAGAGCCCTAAGAACGAAAAGTCCCGAGTTTAGTTTTGATGCGTCCCACCCATATGCCTCCGGAGTTTTGCCCCGTCGCTGGGGTTAGCATTTAAATCAAGTGCCTTCTAAGTCCACCCATTGgcagcaggcttttttttttttttttttgccacgcagcatgtgggatcttagttccccgaccagggatcgaacccgcacgtcctgtagtggaagcgtggagtcctaaccactggaccaccagggaagtccttgcatCAGTCTTGACACCAGGATTCCTGTATCTGACAAGATACAAGGGCAAGGACCCATCTTTAGTGTTATGACTCACCGCTCAGGCAAGAAGGGTAGagtgggacttccccggcggtccagtggttagcactccacgcttccactgcaggggacatgggttccatccctggttggggaactaagatcccacaagctgcgtggcatggccaaaagaataaaaataataataaaaaaagaagggtaGAGAGCAATCTTCCTGTCCTCAACTGTCCACGCACCCccattcccccacccaccccccctcCCACCACAGGTGTCCTGCCCCAGCGTTTCAAGTGGGTGTGCTGGGCATAGACCTGTGACCAATGCAAAATCGACTGGAATCAGGAAACACTTCGCTGTGGTGAAGCAATGCTTCGCAAGACAGAGCACGCCTTCGTGGTGTTAATAATTGATGTGATGCAAGCAGGTTTGTTTGCACAGTCTCCTACGAGAGACGTACATTAGCTCCCTCTAAAAATACACTGAGCTTGTGGTTTCAAACGTCACCTCCCTGCCAAGAATAAcctcaaaaaattcaaacataaaatGTCAAGATTTGTTTTGGTCTCCATCAAAACATTAGCTTACTCTTCAGAGGAAGGATGAACTCTGGGTTATTTGACATGTGCTAGAACCTTCCACCTGATGTGGTGTTGAGTGCGACCATCGGAAGGATATGTTGGTCTCTGCTTTGGGCTGAGAGGGGTGGCATGTCTTACGTCAGGTTCTTGGTGTGCTGCGTCCTCCTTGCTGCTAAGCAGCACTGCCCCCGCCCCAGGACTTCTAGGTGTCGGGAGGCATGGTCCCTGACCCCCAGCGTTAAAAATGAATTGtgggggcttacctggtggcgcagtggttgagagtccgcctgccgatgcaggggacacgggttcgtgccccagtccgggaagatcccacatgccgcggagcggcagggcccgtgagccatggccgctgagcctgcgcgtccggagcctgtgctctgcaacgggagaggccacaacagtgagaggcctgcgtatcacaaaaaaaaaaaaaaaaaaagaattatgtcaCATGTTCTCTTCACCTGTGGGCCATTTTCTTTCTAACAGTTGGGTGTCGAATATCATCAATGAAAGCCTTTTATTCTATCTTGAAATGCAACCAGATATCAATGGAGACTCTTTGAAACAGGTCAGAAATGCAGCCGAGACCACATGGTTCATGATGGTAGGTctatcttaatttaaaatgttcttcctaaagaaaaaaaaaaaaaaacagaagggatAAAACCACTCAGAAGTATGATCtatatgttatttaaatatgCAGGGAGTTGAATAGGTTCCTGGGTTGCTAACATCTGGCCTGGGTCCACGAGCTAGCTGTTTTCATTCAGTGTTGGGGTCGTTATTAAATGGACATGACTCTGGTAAATCAACTTGGCAAGTGAATCAAACCTTTCAGGCTGATTTAAAATATCAGGGAATTTCTCTTGAAGAAATGTTTCAGACTGAAAAAACCATAGGGATGTAGGTATTGCTTATAACATTGTCCGTAATTATAAAGCATTATAGGTAACCCACATTGTTTTAAACAAAAGGGAACGGTTAAGTTAATGATGGTCTTTGATCTTGAGGAATCTTATGCCGATGTCGAAGATGACAGTGTAAAAAAATGACAATTGTGAAATCTAGTGTTCCGTGAAACATGCAAGATCTAATAATTATACTGATTTCAACTACCTAGTAACACGTGCATGAAAAAATATTGGCGAGAAATACACAAGATCATGATAAGGTGGGAAGAGCATGGGTCGCTTCCCTCAGTGTTTTCATCATATTGCATTTCCAAATACAAAAATCCACGCACGGTGCCCTACACGGAATTAAAATGCATGTTGCTTCAGAGTCGGGGGAAAGCTGACGCAGGAGGGTAAGACCCACACTGcctgcctccacccctgcccGTGCCGTGGTCACGTGCAGGGACCACACGTAAGCAGAGTTTCCTGGACTGACAGGCTCAGGTGCCTTTGTGCGGTCACATCCTAACAGGGGCGCGAGGGGCAGGGCCCCGAGTCCCTGCGAGGGAGCACGGCCACGGGCCAGAGGTGAGACAGCCCGGCTGGGCCGCGCAGGGCCTTCCCTCTCCCGCCTTCCCCCTGGCCTGACTCAGGtcctctcctcaccccacctcctGTGTCTTCGGGCACCTTTGAGGGCCCAGCACCGCCAGCCAATCTGTCTCGCCCCACACCGGCCAGTGGGGCAGGTCGCAGTGAGGCCAGCCCAGCAGGCCCCGAGTCACCCTGGGAGCACCCAGTGCTCTGATTCCCACCGTCCCACCCTACTCACCCCTGTCTCTCTGTCCTCCCTGCCAGGGGATACTGAATCCAGCCCAAGGGTTCCTGTTGTCCCTGGCCTTCTACGGCTGGACAGGCTGCCGCCCGGCTTTTCAGGCCCCCAGGAAGGAGATCCAGTGGGAATCGATGAGCACCTCGGCCGCCGAGCGGAGTCCCCCGTCCCTGAGGGGCTCCCGTGAGCCCCGGGAGAGCCCCGCTGCCAGGAAGGAGGGGCGGGCCGGCGGGCACACTTCCGACGAGGCCGTGAGCCTGCTGTCTGAAGGTAAGAGCCCCTCCGCCAAGGCAGGCGGACGGCGGGGCCCCTGGCTCCCCTGGAAATGCTTTATCAACGGCCACGTGGCTGGTGCATAGCATCTCTGTCCTGATGTCTGGAACCTGCTTCAAGGCGAGAGCGGAAAGTGACAGCGTTAGGCCTCATCGCGTCATCCACCTCTGCTTTTACTATGACAGTGGTACCTTTCCTCTAGTTATTAAGCACCGTAGCCTTGTAATAATTATAAGCGGCTCCACCTTGGGCTGGACGGCCTTTTGAATAGGAGCAAAACTGCCACTTCAAACCCGTCGCGAACGTTTGCCGTCAGACAATGAATGGTACGACCTGTCGCGAACGTTTGCCGTCAGACAATGAATGGTACGACCTGACCTCAGCAGCTTTTAGATGCCACTTGGTCTGTCCACCTCATTCGGGGACATTTAAGGGAACACGCTGGTCGTCCGGTGTTGGCTCTTCTGATCTGCCCTTTTCATTTCAAGACTCTAGCACTGTGGTCCTCAGATGGGTCCTGTTTTTAAACTCCTGTTTAATCTGATTTGGGGTTATGTCTATTAACCCAGCCGACAAGGAGGAAGAAAGTTCAAGGCCCCAATAATGTCTCTCTAAAGATTGCCGTCTACTAAACCtattacatacattttatatttatatattcatgtatactatttatatatataaatatatatatacatttatatatatttgtatatataaatttatatatttataaaatatataaataaactattATATGTACTTTTCATTAAACATACTGTACCCTTATCATTTGCTCTGTATTCTGAATTTACTATTACAAAAAGCGCACTTATATTCTAATCAAGATGGgtaatgagagagaaaaatcactaGACCTATGATCCTTATTCCTAACGAAATCTCAGGGACTGTCATGGTTATGATAACTGATTAATTTTACTGTCCCTGGTCTATGCAGACCTTTATTCCCTTGAAAGATTCTTCTTGAGCAGACATTTTGCTGTTAGCATTGAGTAACAAGACTGGAAATTCTTTACAAGAAGCGGACACATGTTTGCAGCACCTCTTCTGGGGGTCGGGAGGTTGATTCCCACAAATGCTGCTTGGGGAGGAGGCCACCCCATGCCCTCCTTCTGTCCCCACTGAGGCCCTGGAGCCCCTCCCTTTTCCCACTTTATTACACTGGGGCTGGTTGCAAATGCTTTTAACCAGAATGCATCACCCTGCAACCCATGTACCATCTTGCACTCATGCTTGACCACTGCACGTGGTAAGGGCCCAACAGTCGTTTgtaataattatgttaaattacACATTTTTGATGGGAAATTAGTTCTAAAAGGCCTAAGAGTAATTAATTGTAAGCTGTAAAGACTTCTTAGACGTAAGATTTAAAGAATTCTTAGTAACATAGAGTTGGGGTACtgtgtcaaatatatctcaaaagAGCCGGGGAAAAAGAGTTGAGATCTTCTTAACCAATTTTTTTAGTAAGACTTTATAATGAGTAAGCACTTTCTTTGAATAAAAGCAACATTTGTCAAGCTTGTTAGAAGCAAGGTGACATATGGTCTAAGTATAAGGAATGGACTTGCTACGCAGGAGCCACGATGACACCCTCCAGGGAGGGCTCGTGGCTTCTGGGCGCAGGACTGTCCATCTCGGCCTCCTCCAAGTGAGCTGAGGACTACAGCCCTTCCTGCAAATCTCACTCAGTATTTCTTGACCTCTAACAGGGTGCTAACGACAGTGATTTTCGTAAGATTAAATAGATCTTTGTGCTGTGTGCTTAAATAGTGCTGGGACACAGAGGGCATTCCATAAATGCTAACTCTACTAAGCATACCTAAACCCCATTACATATTCATAACCTGAGCGGAGACATGGAGCAAATGTTGGCGAGACAGAGAATGAAAGAGTCCGTGAAAATTTCCAATCTGTGTTTAAAGTATGAAGGCAGAGCGATCTGGGCAAACGATGTGGATACGTGTCAGGAAACAAGCCCAGGGCAAAATGATCCCCACGCAGGAGACTCCTGTTCTTATACCACAGGCTGTATACGCCGCTGCCAGGACCCTCAGGAAGCGGCAGCCTTCTGCCTACAGTGGTAATCTTGGAAATGAGATACGGCTGGCTTGGTCTTGGGCcgtttcctttctcctcctttccagcCGCTTTGCTTTTAGTCTCTTTAGTAAAGGGAGGGAGCTACTCATAATACAGAAAGTACTATTACATGTGGGAGAAAAGCCCAGAGATGCAAACTCGAAGCAGTAAATACAGTTAGGCTTCTCCCTGTTTGCATCGGTTAAGATGAAGCTTGACTGGTTTATCATATCCTTAAGCCTCTACTTTAGGATTCACTTCGAGGCCAACAGGCTTCCACTGAGCCTCCGAAAGGAAGTATCTGACGTGGTGTCTGGCACTTACAAGTCAACCGAGTTTGAACAAATATTCATCGAGCCTCTGCAATATGGCCAACGGCGTTTTAGCTGAGGGGCGGGGCGGTGTGTGTGGACTGTGCGTGTCCCTGGGAAGGATCATGTAGGAAACTTGCAAGTGTCAGTTAAGTAAAgacaatactgtattttattctaaaaagtcTGACGCGTTAAAGGAACACAGAAAAGGCAGGGCCTCTGTTGGTGTTGGCGCATGGGTGAGGGcttctggaggaggtgatgttCAGACTGGGTCTTGCACCGCAGACTGgaatgggaggggaggaagccCGGAGGGCGCCCCGTGTGGAGACTTAGGGCAGAATGTCTGTACGTTGTTCAGGGGTGGGCACAGCGTGGGATTTGTGGGAAGCTGGAGAGGCAGGTCGGGAACAGATAACGAAGGGTTTTTACAGATTCTGCTAAGGAGTTGGCATCTTATCTAGTGGCCAGCGAGAGGCCAGTTAAGGTTTTTAAGTGGAGAGATGCACTCAGATTTGCTTGTAGGACTAGCCTAGTGAATGGATGTGGGAGAGTTGATTGGATGATCATGCTTCGTGACCATGGCAACAGCTAACATTGAGGGGATCTGTGCGTAATTCTCTATGACAACTTCGTTCAAAATCGCATCTTTATGAAGAATCAGAATTTCCCTTGGGACTAAAAGTCAAGAAAAAAGGGTACTTCTCACAAATAAGCAGAAACCCGGTTGGTTTTTATCTGGTGAGCACCAGAAACCCTTAAAGTATTATCTCCTCTGTCCATGAGCTTTACGGAGCGTAGTGTCAGATCTCTGGCCCTTCTTTAACAGGGACACTTTGTGCTCACAACGGGAAAGTTCAGGATCTGATGGATATTTTAACCTTATCATTGCCTTCAAAGGTTGGGGTGTGTATTTCTCAGGAGATCTGCTCCCCTAGCCTTCAACGTCACCCTGGACCAGGTTCCCCCAAGCCCTGCCCACCGGCAGGAGGCACGGCGGGacggcagtggagctgggggcgTGGTCACAAAGGGGACACGTCTTAGGCGGAGGCCTGGCGGGGAGGGGCGTTGAGGAGAACAGGCCTTGCCTTGCTGTGGCAGAGGGGCGTGGCCACAGGGATAGGGGTGTGGCTGTGGACAAGATGGACCAGAGGGTATAAAGGATTGCGTCAGTGGGGTAGGGCCGAGACGCGGGGCATGTGGAGAGACGAAGAAGGCTGTCGTTAGAAGAGAGCACATGTAGTGTGTCCACAGGCAGGAAGCTTGTGGCCTATGCAGAACACAGTGGATGGAAGTGAGGGGGGGgaactgtctgtctgtctgtctgtctctctctgtctctctctctcgcaGTCTTTTCTCTCCCCCCAAGTGTCTTTACCACAATTCCGTGTCTCTCACAATACCCTAGTTCTTGCACCATTCCCTCTCACCCACAGTTGCCCTTTCTCTCCCCAATCCTTTGCTGTTCCCACAATTCTCCATCCTCTCCCACAACCCCTTGCTTTACTCACAGTTCTGTGTTTCTCCCACAGCCCCCTATTGCTCCCACAATTTCCCATTTTCTGCCACAATTCTGGAATCTTCATGGTTTCTCACAAATCTCTTGTCTTCTACAGTTCCTTTTGCTACTGCATTCCACCGCTCCCCAAATTCTTTTTCTCGGAGAGATTTCTGTTCTCCAGCATAATTCCTTCTCTCTGACAATTGCCCGTCATCTCCCACAGTTCTCTCCCCCACAATGCCTCTCTTCCACAACGGCTAGTCTCTCCCACAGTACTCTCTTCCCCATAATTCTCAGTTCTGCCTGGCAATTCCGtatctcccccacctcccaccaagtTTCTGCCGTTTCCCACAGTACTCTCTCTCCCACCAttgcgtctctgcacatctctttatCCTCCATCGTAGTTTCACAATCCCCAAATTCCCTGTTCTCTCCCACACTTCCCCGTTACCGTCCCCATTTCTCTGTTCTCTCATACACCCCGTTCTTTGTGATTCTCTCTGCCGTCACTTGCCCCTCCACGTACCACCAGGTGGCGCCATAGGTTGTGTTTGCcaggggagtgtgggagggaacACACCCCAGGGCCTCCAACTCTGTCGGGCTGGCGGGACCCAACTCAACACCTTGAAGGGGACGCAGGCCCAGGGGTTGTACGCTCTCTATGGCTCATGCAAGTAACCACCTGGTTGGGATTTCTGATCTAGGGCCTCGAGGTTTTAAGGGATCCAAGAGCAGCAGCTGAGGGCACCGGGGCATCCAACATGCCTTCCCAAATGTTAGGTCTGCGTGGAGCCAGGAAGTTCTCGAGAACCTGCCTGGGCTTGCAAGGCTCCCTGACGGGAGTTGCTAGGAAGGCGCTCGGCCCTTGGGCACTGGGAGGTCGCTGGCGGCTGCATTTCCTGCACGCGCACTCAGATGTGCACATGCACCGACAGAGAATTAGTCCCTCGCCCCCACCATGGCCTTGTCGTGACACAAAGGGGTCTCCTCCGTGGAGCCCCGGGGGACggggaaggaagcaggaactCTGAAAAGGGGGGCAGAATGTGTCCCAAAGCGTCAGGTAACGGGCCAGATCTTGATCCCGAGCCCCCGTGTGACCCTCCAACCCAGAGGCTTTTTGAAAAGACCACAGAAATCGCACACAAGCTCCCACGAGCCCAGGACGCGCTCAAGAACGGCGGGCGACGCCGAGAGAACCGAGCCTTCGGGGAAGCGCCAGCGAACTCCTCCGGAAGCGAAGGTTCCCCGCTCCCACCCTCCCCGTCGGAGGCACCGGCCCTTCCCCCGTCGTCTGAATTCCTTCCCC contains these protein-coding regions:
- the GPR143 gene encoding G-protein coupled receptor 143 isoform X2 → MSARGPRPGPGRHAGITVRSTVWLGFPSFVDDISAVNGTDVWPTAFCMGSAMWIQLLYSACFWWLFCYAVDAYLVIRRSAGLSTILLYHMMAWGLAALLCVEGAFMLYYPSVARCDRGLEHAIPHYVTTYLPLLLVLVANPILFRKTVTAVASLLKGSQGVYTENERRMGDVIKTRFFKIMLVFIICWVSNIINESLLFYLEMQPDINGDSLKQVRNAAETTWFMMGILNPAQGFLLSLAFYGWTGCRPAFQAPRKEIQWESMSTSAAERSPPSLRGSREPRESPAARKEGRAGGHTSDEAVSLLSEGSDSSTIEIHIASVSRNGKETESVPKAQGDL
- the GPR143 gene encoding G-protein coupled receptor 143 isoform X3, whose translation is MPAWVSKPLRRAFTCCPVTSEEVGVCQLISRKPMSRSFDAGSSRLQMWIQLLYSACFWWLFCYAVDAYLVIRRSAGLSTILLYHMMAWGLAALLCVEGAFMLYYPSVARCDRGLEHAIPHYVTTYLPLLLVLVANPILFRKTVTAVASLLKGSQGVYTENERRMGDVIKTRFFKIMLVFIICWVSNIINESLLFYLEMQPDINGDSLKQVRNAAETTWFMMGILNPAQGFLLSLAFYGWTGCRPAFQAPRKEIQWESMSTSAAERSPPSLRGSREPRESPAARKEGRAGGHTSDEAVSLLSEGSDSSTIEIHIASVSRNGKETESVPKAQGDL